In Helianthus annuus cultivar XRQ/B chromosome 8, HanXRQr2.0-SUNRISE, whole genome shotgun sequence, a single genomic region encodes these proteins:
- the LOC110871432 gene encoding glutathione S-transferase T3-like: MDKQNKCEPKKKGSTSRGSDSRKKVSQTRQGDFRGPSEPVQTSYGYSPTTQPQFFYPQTSQPTFFSTQPNFPPQIFSHPSFTTEFDPFGFRTPPIQSPRENVERSLPIYDEHQDLEVVPETQHLDVDSGEDEEEYEDDDDGIGEASEPKQKGVKAERQTWTKTHEEALAKAWVHCSLNKKQGNAQKGDNFWKKVLAHYNETVGGTTRTIHQVRSKWMPMLTKINHFNGLWQQADRIRGSGVSDLDVMNRALSDFKSKYPSGFQHIEAWEVVRKHDKWAQVPLLGEDSGSSGQKRKSSDSGNYNTGTPGTESPIDIPDINVDRHQQDKKGKKRGPQHHQTIAKRPSPRSSRNTLL; the protein is encoded by the exons ATGGATAAACAAAACAAATGTGAACCCAAGAAAAAAGGTTCCACTAGCCGAGGATCGGATTCAAGAAAAAAGGTTTCGCAAACGAGACAAGGTGATTTTAGAGGTCCAAGTGAACCGGTTCAAACCTCCTACGGATATTCACCAACCACTCAACCTCAATTTTTTTACCCCCAAACTTCACAACCAACTTTTTTTAGCACCCAACCTAATTTTCCACCACAAATATTTTCACACCCAAGCTTCACAACCGAGTTTGATCCATTTGGATTTAGGACCCCGCCAATTCAATCACCAAGAGAGAATGTCGAGCGCTCACTTCCTATCTACGATGAACACCAAGATTTAGAGGTTGTCCCCGAAACACAACATTTGGATGTAGATAGTGGCGAGGATGAAGAAGAATATGAGGATGATGACGATGGTATTGGTGAAGCAAGTGAGCCGAAACAAAAGGGAGTCAAGGCGGAGCGTCAAACTTGGACGAAAACACATGAAGAGGCcttagccaaggcatgggttcatTGTTCTTTAAACAAGAAACAAGGAAATGCACAAAAAGGGGACAATTTTTGGAAAAAAGTTCTCGCCCATTACAACGAAACGGTCGGCGGAACTACTCGAACAATTCATCAAGTACGTTCAAAATGGATGCCTATGTTGACTAAGATAAACCACTTCAACGGTCTTTGGCAACAAGCG GATCGTATTCGTGGTAGTGGGGTTAGCGACCTCGACGTCATGAATAGGGCTTTAAGTGATTTCAAATCCAAATATCCGAGTGGTTTTCAACATATTGAGGCATGGGAGGTCGTTCGTAAACATGACAAATGGGCACAGGTACCATTGTTGGGTGAAGATAGTGGAAGTTCGGGACAAAAAAGAAAGTCGTCCGATTCGGGCAACTACAATACGGGTACACCGGGAACTGAGTCACCGATCGATATACCGGACATAAACGTAGACCGTCACCAACAAGACaaaaaaggaaagaaaagagGCCCGCAACATCATCAAACGATAGCCAAGAGGCCCTCACCGAGAAGCTCGCGCAATACACTCTTatga
- the LOC110873629 gene encoding 50S ribosomal protein L13: protein MSGAAQAFSGNLKKAVAGIRRINLEGLRWRVFDAKGQVLGRLASQISTVVQGKDKPTYAPNRDDGDMCIVLNAKDICVTGRKLTNKFYRWHTGYIGHLKERSLKDQMAKDPTEVIRKAVLRMLPRNKLRDDRDRKLRIFPGGEHPFGDKLLEPYVMPPRQVREMRPRAKRAMIRAQKKAEQQEGGKISSKGKKRDEQTVLTS, encoded by the exons AAAGCAGTAGCTGGTATAAGACGTATCAATTTGGAAGGACTGAGATGGAGAGTTTTTGATGCCAAGGGCCAG GTCCTAGGGAGATTAGCATCACAAATATCTACAGTGGTTCAAGGAAAAGATAAGCCTACATATGCACCTAATCGTGATGATGGTGATATGTGCATTGTGCTTAATGCTAAAGATATATGTGTCACTGGTAGAAAGCTCACTAATAAGTTTTACCGATGGCACACGGG GTATATTGGACATCTAAAGGAAAGGAGCTTGAAGGACCAGATGGCTAAGGATCCGACAGAAGTCATCAGGAAAGCTGTTCTACGTATGCTCCCAAGAAATAAACTGCGTGAC GACAGAGATCGAAAACTGAGAATATTTCCAGGCGGTGAGCACCCATTCGGTGATAAGCTGCTTGAGCCATATGTGATGCcacctagacaagttcgtgaaATGCGTCCACGTGCAAAACGGGCCATGATTCGGGCCCAAAAGAAAGCTGAGCAACAAGAAGGTGGTAAAATTTCAAGCAAAGGCAAGAAAAGAGATGAACAAACAGTGTTGACATCCTGA